Within the Spirochaetales bacterium genome, the region CCGTATTCCCCTTGATGATCCCGGTGAAGGTCACCGTGTTGTCCGTGGACGTTGAGGCCGGGCAGTTGTTTCCCGCGAGGTCCTGGACCGCGTCCACGGGAATCGAGGCGACGACATCGCCGGCTGAAGTGAGCCCGTCGACCGAGATTTCATAGGTCGTTTCGGTGATTTCGGTCACGGTCACCGTTCCGCCGGTTGCCGTACCGCCCGAAAGATCGACGTCCGCCGCTTCGAAGTTGACAGGTTCCGAGAATGTGGCGGTAAAGAGTACGGGCTGGACGAGCGCCGGGTCGTTCTGCCCCGAGGCCTGTTCGACGGTCGGCGGATCTGGCGCCGTCCAGTCGACGGTCCGCGCAAACTGGGTCGCCGCGGGGTTTAGGTTTCCGAGCGCGTCGGTGCAGACCCCGACTGAGATGTCGACGGTCACAAGACCGGCCGCATCCGGTGTGATCTCGATACTGTACGCGGTACCTGTTCCTCCGAATGTTCCTTTTGTACCGTTTGACACGGTAATATCATCCGCGGCAAAATCCGCTGTGCTTTCGTCAAAATCGATCGTCACGGTAAACGACGCGGCGTTGGTGGGATCGCCGGTCACCGAATCCATGGTCGCGACCGGGCCGGTCCTGTCCGAGGTGAGACTCAACTGTGTTGCCGCCGTGTTGCCGTTTCCGTAGTTGTCCGCGCACACGTCCGCTGCGACATCGACGGTGACCGTACCGTCCGCTGTGGGAGAAATATCGACGGTAAAGACCGGGTTGTTCGTATCGTCGAAATTGCCTGACGTGCAGTTTCCGAGCGTGAGGTCGCCCTCGACGAAATCGACCTCCTCGCTGAAGGTGATCGTGACGCTGAAGGTATCGGCATTCGTAGGGCTCGATTCTGCGGTTTCAAGAAGGACGGACGGCTGGGATGTCTTCGAATAGATGCTGAACTGGGTTGCCGCCGTATTGAGGTTTCCCGCTGCATCGTTGCACGTACCCTCGGCGATGTCGACAGTCACCGTACCATCGGCGTCCGGTGTGATGTTGACGGTATAGGAATCGCCCGTTCCCGTGAAATCACCCGCCGTTCCATTGACGACATCGAGATCGCCGACGGCGAAATTCCCGACCGCTTCGGTAAAGGTGATCGTGAGGGGGATCGGGTCCGCGTTCGACGGGTCGGTTTCCGTCGATGTGATTTCGACACCGGGCTGTTCGCTGTCGAATCTTATGCTGAACTGCTCGGAGGCGATGTTCGGCGTGACGCCGGAAAGCTGATTGCAGACGCCTTCGGGTATGTCCACGGTGACATCGTCGTCCGTCACCGATGGGACGATGTTCGCCGTATATTCGGAAGCGCTGACCGCCGCGAAACTGCCCCCTTCGACTGCGCCGTTACCGATCACGAGGTCGTTCTCGTCGAAGTTTTCCACGTCATTGTTGAATGTTATGGTAATGGGTATGGGATCAGTGTTTGTCGGACTCGATTCACTCGAGGTGATTTCGGCGATGACCGCGTCCGGATTGAAATGAACCGTATGGGACGATACGGCCGTATTCGACTGGGCATAATCGTCCGTACACACATCCGCGGGGACACTGATCGTGATATCGGCCTCCGTTTCCGTGTCGTCCGGGTTGACGGTAACGACAAATACCGGATTTAAGGTACCGTCGATGGAAATCACCGTGGCGTTCGTGCTGTCGACGAGAATATCGGCGAGATCGTCGAAATCGGTCACCGGTTCGTTGAAAGTGACCGTGAACAGGATGTCATCCACATACCACGTGGCCTTTGCCGATGTGAGGGTTCCAGAAGGCCCGACCGTGTCTTCGACGGTGAAGTCCGCGACCGCCGTCCCGCTGTCGTCGCTTCCGCTCTTGGCGGCGAACGCCTTGATCGTGATGCCGCCCACCGTATCGAGAACGATCGGATCGGTATAGACTAATGAGTCGGTGGTCGGGTCGTCCCCGTTGTCCGTATAATAGATCGTCGCCCCCGATGTGGCGCAGGTGATCGTCACGTCATCGACATATCGTTCGACCGTGCCTCCCGCGGGGTCGATGACCGGCGTTTCCACCTGGGTCGGCTCGTCGCCGCCCCCGCCGCCG harbors:
- a CDS encoding chitobiase/beta-hexosaminidase C-terminal domain-containing protein, which encodes MRIFLRIFLGLIIAASLFNCSSGGGGGGGGDEPTQVETPVIDPAGGTVERYVDDVTITCATSGATIYYTDNGDDPTTDSLVYTDPIVLDTVGGITIKAFAAKSGSDDSGTAVADFTVEDTVGPSGTLTSAKATWYVDDILFTVTFNEPVTDFDDLADILVDSTNATVISIDGTLNPVFVVTVNPDDTETEADITISVPADVCTDDYAQSNTAVSSHTVHFNPDAVIAEITSSESSPTNTDPIPITITFNNDVENFDENDLVIGNGAVEGGSFAAVSASEYTANIVPSVTDDDVTVDIPEGVCNQLSGVTPNIASEQFSIRFDSEQPGVEITSTETDPSNADPIPLTITFTEAVGNFAVGDLDVVNGTAGDFTGTGDSYTVNITPDADGTVTVDIAEGTCNDAAGNLNTAATQFSIYSKTSQPSVLLETAESSPTNADTFSVTITFSEEVDFVEGDLTLGNCTSGNFDDTNNPVFTVDISPTADGTVTVDVAADVCADNYGNGNTAATQLSLTSDRTGPVATMDSVTGDPTNAASFTVTIDFDESTADFAADDITVSNGTKGTFGGTGTAYSIEITPDAAGLVTVDISVGVCTDALGNLNPAATQFARTVDWTAPDPPTVEQASGQNDPALVQPVLFTATFSEPVNFEAADVDLSGGTATGGTVTVTEITETTYEISVDGLTSAGDVVASIPVDAVQDLAGNNCPASTSTDNTVTFTGIIKGNT